A stretch of DNA from Acidobacteriota bacterium:
CTTCTCAAAGCTGTAAACGGTCGCTTCGAAGATATCTGGGTCGGGCTTGAAGGTGATCTTCGTTCCGCGTTTCTGGGTCGTGCCTGTTTCTTTAAGCGGAGCGACCGGGATGCCGACCTGAAACTCCATCTCGTGCGTCTTGCCGTCGCGCCAGATCTCAAGCTTGAGCCATTCGGAAAGAAAGTTTACGCAACTGACGCCGACGCCGTGCAGGCCGCCCGATACTTTATATGAATTGGTATCAAACTTTCCGCCGGCGTGGAGCACGGTCATTACGACCTCCGCCGCCGAACGGCCTTCTTGTTTATGGATATCGGTCGGAATGCCGCGGCCGTTATCAATGACCGTGATCGAGTTGTCCATATGAATGGTCACATCGATCGTGTCGCAATAGCCGGCCAGTGCCTCGTCAACTGAGTTATCGACCACCTCGTAAACAAGATGGTGAAGACCGATCTCGCCCGTCGAGCCGATATACATCGCCGGACGCTTTCTTACCGCGTCCCGGCCTTCCAAAACTGTGATGGAATCTGCACCGTATTCTGTTTTTGGTTTCGCCAAAGTATTAACAACCTCGAATTAGAGATAAGTGTTTTTTGTTCTTTTTCGATCTAAAAATTTCGTGTGAGACACTACGTTCAAGATGCGGTAAATAAGCGAGGTTTTAGGCCTCTAAAACAATACTTAATTGTAACATTTTGCGTGGGGTTAGGGTAGCGGGCAGGTGCCCTTAAACTGCGGCGTTGGCGGCACTTTCCGCGGTGCCGTCCGCGGCCCTGAAAACAGCCGCCGAAGCCCCAAATTCACTGACAAATGCGGTTTTTGAGGTGGTTACAAAGGTCTGCGTTCGGCCCGCGAGAAACTCGAGCAGGCTGCCGATGCGTTTGAAGTCGAGTTCGGCATCGATATCGTCTATCAAAAAGAGCGGATATTCGCCCCGAGTGGCGTTGTAAACCTCGAGATTTGCCAGCAAAAGCACTAGCATCGCACTTCGCTGCTGGCCCGAGGAGCCAAATTTGCGGATGTCGTGCCCGTCAAATGTGATCTCAAGCTCGTCGCGATGCGGGCCGATCAGCGAACGCCCCGCGGCGACCTCCGCCTGCACGCGGAGCCGCAACCGCTCAGTAAGCAGGGCTTCGTAGTCCGAGAGATCGCCTTTACCTTCAAGCGACGACGCATATCGGAGCTGCACCTCCTCATTGCCGAAAAGCCGCTTCTCAAGCGCTTCGTTCAGCCTTTCGACGATCCGCACCCGCCCGCGGTGGACCCGCGCCGCAAGCGAAATAAGCTGCTCGTTCCAGGGTTCGAGCAATTCTGCTGCTTTTTCGAGCGGGTCGCCGCGTTCGGCAATTGATTGAAGCAACGCGTTCTTCTGTTTCAGCGTCCTAGCGAGGTCGCGAAACGTCTGCACAAAAGGCGGATGAACGGCGATGATGCTCTCATCAAGAAACCGCCGCCTCGCTTCGGGTTGGCCGCGAACAACGTCGAGCGCTTCGGCATTAAAGACAAAAGCATGCATTTCCTCGGAATACCGAGAGTGAGTTTCGCGCTTGCCGTTTATCGAGAAACTTTTTATAGTCTTCTCTATAGTGACCTGGAGGTCACGTGCAATACCCTCGGACTGGCGCACTCGCCCTCGAACTATCGCCAGTTCTTCCCCAAAACGAATTGTTTCCTGAAGTTTAGCGGTCCGGAATGATCGGGTCGTTGAAAGCAGGTAGATCGCCTCAAGCCAGTTCGTTTTACCTTGGCCATTGTCGCCAATTAGGACATTTAGTCCATTCCCCCAATCGATCTTTCCGGCTAGGTTGCGAAAGGCCCGGGCCTCGAGATTCTCGAGCAGCATTGGCTAAATTTTAGCACGCCAGCCGAAATTCGGGGTTCCAAGCCCACTATCGGAAAAATAATCACTAGTTTCTGGAAGCTGAAGCCATTCTGTTTGTATTTAAAGTAGGGGCGTTAAATGTTCTTTAACGACATTTAAACATCTGGGTCTCCCAAACAATGCGTCTAGCCACTATAATATTTACATTGCTCCTGATCGCCGGCGGTGCCGCCGGGCAGCAGCAGCTGCGTATTGGGAATCCGGCGCCTGAGTTTACGGCTCAGTCGCTGGAAGGCGGCGTTTTTGATTCGAAACAGCTTCAAGGCAAGGTTATCGTAATGACCTTTTGGTCAACCCGCTGTGCCGTTTGCCACGGCGAGATCCCGAAGCTGAACCAGCTCGTCGAACGTTACCGCGGGAAAGATGTTGTCTTTCTTGCAATGACGATGGAGAATGACGCCCGAATCCAGCCCTATCTCAAGAAGAACCCGTTCACGTTCAGCATCATCCCGAACAGCTTCGGCGTTCTGCTGAAATTCGCCGATATGGACGCCGGGGGACGGGTGAACATGGGATATCCGGCGCACTTCCTGATCAGCCGATCGGGTAAGATCGGCCACCGGACCGATGGTTTCGACAAGGCTTCTAACATCGACGCACAGATACAAAAATTACTTGTTTCCGACTAGAGAGCTTAGATCAGTCTCTTTACTCCTTAAAAGTCCGGCTGTTGGGGAACAGCCGGACATTTTTTTCTTTGCCCGGCGGGCGTTCCGTTCAGCGGATCAGCCACAATGGGGGTTGTCCCGGTGCCGGATTTACGCTATATTCTCATTTCGCCCCGCAACAGCCGGAGGGGTAGCCTAATTGGTAAGGCAGTAGTCTTGAAAACTACCGCGAGTGATCGCTTGCAGGTTCGAGTCCTGTCCCCTCCGCCATCTCATATCCACGACCCTTTCGACCGAAATTTGTTGACCCAGCGAGAGAATTAGGGTACTTTTGCAAATGAATGATGGTTCATTCATTTGCCCGCTCCGGCTTGGGATACGGCTTTCTTTCGTCTAATGTCTCGCATTCAGAAAAACGCCGCGGCGACCCGTTCGGTCGTCACAGATAAGCGCAACGCGATCCACCGTGCGGCGGTCGAGGTCTTTGCGGCAAAGGGCTATTTCAGTTCAAAAGTCGCAGATATCGCCT
This window harbors:
- the recF gene encoding DNA replication and repair protein RecF (All proteins in this family for which functions are known are DNA-binding proteins that assist the filamentation of RecA onto DNA for the initiation of recombination or recombinational repair.) produces the protein MLLENLEARAFRNLAGKIDWGNGLNVLIGDNGQGKTNWLEAIYLLSTTRSFRTAKLQETIRFGEELAIVRGRVRQSEGIARDLQVTIEKTIKSFSINGKRETHSRYSEEMHAFVFNAEALDVVRGQPEARRRFLDESIIAVHPPFVQTFRDLARTLKQKNALLQSIAERGDPLEKAAELLEPWNEQLISLAARVHRGRVRIVERLNEALEKRLFGNEEVQLRYASSLEGKGDLSDYEALLTERLRLRVQAEVAAGRSLIGPHRDELEITFDGHDIRKFGSSGQQRSAMLVLLLANLEVYNATRGEYPLFLIDDIDAELDFKRIGSLLEFLAGRTQTFVTTSKTAFVSEFGASAAVFRAADGTAESAANAAV
- a CDS encoding TlpA family protein disulfide reductase is translated as MRLATIIFTLLLIAGGAAGQQQLRIGNPAPEFTAQSLEGGVFDSKQLQGKVIVMTFWSTRCAVCHGEIPKLNQLVERYRGKDVVFLAMTMENDARIQPYLKKNPFTFSIIPNSFGVLLKFADMDAGGRVNMGYPAHFLISRSGKIGHRTDGFDKASNIDAQIQKLLVSD